Genomic DNA from Epinephelus fuscoguttatus linkage group LG14, E.fuscoguttatus.final_Chr_v1:
aaaaataccacaaaaaccagggtataacatgacaacaacaacaactttattGGTTAGCAGCAGAGGACAACAAAATGACTTTGAtgcaaacattaacaataagagagagcaagaaaagTGCAGCTGGTGCTTTTGTATCGATACTCCAGAAAATGAGTATTAAACAGATTTAATGAGTCAGAATCAGTATGTATCCATAAAACTATACTTTAGACAGCACAACTCAAAACTACAAATGTAAACTTGGTGGTGCTACAGTAAAtgctagacttttttttttttttttttttggatgaccAGTGTAGCTGTTAATATTCCAGAATTCTGGCCATACAAAACTACTACCTGACATATGTTTTAAAAGCCATACAATACATTTAAACAGCAataatacacaaatacagtgaTCCTCTTTGCATTCCAACCCTGTCAAATtaaataatttgaaaataaGATAGCCTAAATGAAGAAGCACTCTGCTGAACAGAGTGACCAATCAGAGAAGATGAGTGAAAAGGACTCTGTAAAGGAGGTGCCAAATGTCACCGTTAACACTGTTGCGGTGGCTtctaacacaacacaaacagtcTGATGACAACTTCAAAAACCACGTGAAATCTAGTTTAAATCAGGAAGCTCACAGTCCAGTCAGATGGATTCATTCTGAATACTTAACTAATAAAAGCAAgtctgctgcttcagttttGATCCTTTAAAAAAGCCCATCATGTGTCAGACTACAAGATAAAATTGCGTATGTCTTTATTGTATATGTTTAAGGGAGTGCTTAACTCAATAGGTGGAGTTCTCTTCCCTTTTCCTCCTCCCACAGGGTCCAGAAtttgatgaggaggaggagtctGAGCTAACAGTGACAGAGCTGAGGGAGAAAGCCCGAAAACAGAGGGAAGAGCTGGAGAAGAGGATGATGGGAGACggttctgatgatgatgatgatgagggggAGAAGGAGGGGGACAAGCAAGGCGAAAGCAACAAGGGCCAGAGCAAACTGTCAAACGAAGACTCGGGCTGCTCGTGGGGAATGGGTGAGCTTTTCTGCTGGTTGCAGGATTATGCTACAGAACGTTAGGTGTCATCTGTGTTGACATAATGCTGTGTCATCTTGAGTGAGCTGGTGCTGACTTGCTCTTAAGGCGAGTGACTAAAGAGGCACGTTAATCCTTTCGTCCTCTCCTTCCCTTTCATTCCATCTGTCTCCATGAATCCACGGTGCAGCTGAGGAGGCGGTTCCAGAGGAAGACGAGAATGAGGAAAACCCTTTTTCTACAGAGTTCAATGAAGACCAGGAAGCTGCGTACCTAAAAGACCCAAAGAAGGCTTTGCAGGGCTTCTATGACAGGGAAGGTGAGAAGACTTATTGTTAATCCACAGATGTCTGCTTCTCCTGTTTTTGTACTTGTACTTGTGTTTATTGAATTTCTTGACTTCTTTCTCGACTAGGAGAGGAGCTGGAGTTTGAGTATGAAGACAAAAGCCATGGCAGCTGGCTCTGCAGAATAAAGTGAGTGACAGGAAACCCCTGATTTATGATGGTACAGTTTATGTGTCCTTGCTGTCAGAAAGGTTGTTACGTGTGTGTAAAGTCACACAGTTCATGTTGACGTTTGTGTCAGGCTTCCGGTGGATGATGCCATGGGCCGGCAGCTGGTTGCTGAGGTGACCCACACGGGGAAGAAGAAGGAAGCAGCCATCCAGTGCTGCCTGGAGGCTTGTCGGATGCTGGAAGCCAGAGGGCTGCTCCGCCAGGAAGCAGGTATGAAGAGTATTGTGCACAGTCACACTTCACAAGAGCTGGCTCAAAGTTCAGGTCACACAGattaaaatgaagtaaaaatgAAGTTTACGTGCATTttttcaggggttttttttaactgaaacaaaATCTTGTGATCATCACTGACTCGCAGATATTTCCCAAGACTGGTCGAAAGCTTTAACTTGATGCATTGTTTCAAATTTGTTGCCCATGTAGCTGATGTTCTGACTTCTTTTCTGAGACCTGGCGTTCACaatgtgcataaaaatgtgagatttttttccccactggaGACTGTACTATATTCCAGATATTCATATGAACTGGCTTCCACAGCACCAATAGATGCATTTTATGAATTGCCAGTTGTACTAGCTATGCTGATGTTTCTGTAAAAATGCCTAGCACCCCCCCTTTCAGTAAGGAAAAGATTTGGTTCGGATTAAGGTAGGTGGAAACTCATATCAACGGCTTCAACACAACACCAGCGTGCTGGGTGCAGTAAATATTTGGGGGCCATAAAACACAGTGCCTGAGCATCGTTAACTGTTTTAAGAGTGTTCATTAGATGCAAATGGATATGTTTAGGTCACCATTTACCAAAAACATGAGCATATCCAATGCAGAACCCTGGGTATGAGCGCTGAAAGTAAAATTCTGAACCACCATCTGGGGGTTATAGCTTGTACTTATATTTTTCCTGTGTTGCGTCATATCTCCAGTGTCCCGTAAGCGCAAGAAGAAGAACTGGGAAGATGAGGACTACTACGACAGTGATGATGACACCTTCCTGGATCGAACCGGCAcagtggagaggaagaggcaggagagaatgaaaaagGCGGGAAAGGTTGAGGAGCGGCCAGAGACCTATGAATCATTGGTAATGATCTGCTCGTGTTGCTACACACCACTGGGGAATTTGACAACATTCTGATTCACTACATCTTTAATCACCACCTTTGTGATAATTAATTTTGCCTTACTTTGTGTTCAGCATGATGCTACAGCATAATGTCATTGTTCTGTGGATTCACACAGGTTTGATTCACTGATGAGAAACTAAAAGAAACTAAACACATATCATCAGTGTAAAGTATGACATCTGATGATGAACAAGACTTGGGTCTTCCACACAGTGGTAGATtgcttttgagattatttcccatcctgctcctggtggaaaataataTGCCAAACTCCAATTTAAActttccacagctccaccagttTATCCTGCTGTTCCACAGTACAAGAGAAACGAGACATGTTCTTGCATTTCCCCAGAGTCCCCTCCGTGTTTACTGTCTTCCTGGTTTGCTGCTTCTTGCTTAGTGCTGGAGAGAGCTAAATGCTCACCATAGTAAATTGTGGTAGCATGCTAACAGTCGCACATTGGCACTTAACACAAAGTACAGGGAATTCTGATGGGACTGTCATGAGTTTTGCAGGAATGTGGTCATTAAGCAAAGAAGTGGACATGTTAAAAATTTGACCTGGTTATGGCGTTAAATGGAAAGTTAAAGGATCACCGAAGTTTTAACAGTTTAGAGGGACGCAAATGTCCAAACCTAATCTCTAATCCATCCAATAAGTATTGACATGTTTCGGTGTGGTGATTGACTAATACACTTCCATCCATAGAACCATGCCACTACAACATGGCTACAAAGCATGCTGCTAAAGCTGCCATCTGTTTCTGGTTGATATTTGGAACAAGGTAATGAAATCCTCTACGGAGCAGAACGTGTAGCAACATCAACGGATTCTGTTCTCTTACTCCCACATCTGTAAATGTTGACTTCAAgtagctgtttttttccttcGCTGGAGTATTTATATAAAACCACAAACCACACAAGAGGTGcctgtgtctcctctctgtcagAATAATGgtaatacataaatatataaatgtaggTGCTCCCTGTCTGCTCATGGgagctgttgtttgtactggaaATAATATAAAACTCTCTTCACCTCGGAAACAACCCTATACTGTAAGGTGTGTTTATGTAAACTGCACTTGCTCTATAGTGCTGAGcacactgtatgtttctgtggtAACATTCATGTATTTGATTTTCATGTAGGTGGCCAAACTGTCAGAGGTGGAGAAAGAGCTGGCAGACACTCAGAAAAAGCTCAGCGGTGGTAGAGGAGGTGAGTCATGATCGCCTGGGTGTTCACTGTGCACTGGACAGATGCCGCACTACCTACAGATGCCCGTTCTCCTCATGTTATTGTACGTTTCATCCCTCCTTTCAGACTTCTCCGGCTCTTCCACCGAGGACCCCCTGGATGCTTTCATGACCGCAGTGCGAAGTGAGGCAGCGATGGACGCCGTGGAGCGCAGGAAGCTTCACGTGCACGTGGCAGACTTGCGCAAAGATGCTCAGAGGCTCCGAAAACTGGTGGAACTCACACGGCCCGCACAGATGCCCTCACTGCTGCCGAGGTTAGACACGGTGCTGCGTTCAAGAAGGGGTCATTCTGGTTGTTTTAGgacaggggtcagcaaccttaaCTGTCATTTTTGACcgtaaataatgataaaaaatctTCCTGaggccacaaaacatatttgagccttatggTAACACTGCGTATTAAGTCTCAGTACTTCCTGAGTATGTCCAActgggaactgaactaaaactgAAACTTAGCTATGCtcccttcaaagccagactccattgacaaaaacagtaattttacctcgctgaccAGAGGGGCTGCTGGTCTAACACAGCCTCAATCTgaaagtttgtttgtgttattgtgtgactttggtgaatcacaataacacaaacaaactaacaactAACTGaccaaggcagtggtagacaaacagctcctgtgttcagcaaggtaaaattactataTTTGTAAATGaggtctggctttgaagagagcatagataagttttaGTTTAAGTTCAGTTCCCAGTCAGACAGGGCGGTCTGTTTGGGAcatactgagcatacaactggataaatgacacttgcattatactgcacgagttgtgtgagagtttgtaaggaaacgttttgatatagttttgctgttgtttaacatggacccctatgacttcaattcaagAGGAATTTTTCCAGTTTCTTGATTCCTTGTTTTAACAGAGGCATACAAGaaaaactatgttttctttaaaaattcaacataacacagggtgagtaactgataggcaaatgttgatttttaagggtgaagtattcctttaagcaaATATACTGAAACATCAGCAAGTTTCCTTGTAGATTATGTGAACGACAAGTATGGGAATGGGTTTTACATCTTTTTGTCAGGAGATAAAGGTGATCAAATTAATGGAAAAGGCTTTTATTCCAGTACACATATCAGGCTACATTTAAATACTTAgcatattttgatgtgttttggtGTGATAGTGGTAGCTCGGAGGCAGCGAAGCCTAAAAAAGTCTTACCGCTGTTTGGAGCCATGAAGGGAGGAAGCAAATTCAAACTGAAGACTGGTACCATTGGGGTAGGTGTTATTTGTCATGTCATAATTTAGTCTAATCACCTGACTCTTTCATTCCTCTGAAAACATATTTCCTTACTGTCTTCTGCTCAGCATCTTTCTTCTATTGATGTGTTCTTCTTTCTTGTAGAAGTTGCCTCCAAAGCGCCCCAACTTGCCCGCCGAGCTCTTCAACATGAAAGAACTTCCACCCagtggagaagaggaggaagacgaggaggaggaggaggaggaggaggcagagagaaatgAGGATAATGACGATAAAGAGTGCGCAGCTATTACTGAGACTGATGTCGACACTGAGGAGTCCAGTGCAGCCATGTCTCAAGAGAGCTCCCCCTCGGGGCGGCAAAGACAGCAGGCAGCAAAGTCCCAGGAGCCGAGAGGTAAGAAGTCATCAGAACTGGAGGAAGGTTTTCTGAAGTTGACATTAATAAGGAAGAAAGGGAGGAAAACATGCCTTCTGTTTCTTGGTTTTCTGAGATAGTCATAGCATGTTCATTAGTTGTATTGTTAATTTCTTGTGCCACTGGGTGGCAGTAGATCTGTAatatacacacaagcacactgTTGTCTTTGTATCATCCATACACAGAGTTATATAAGGAGAAATGACAAAACATGTAGTAAAGTACAATTTATGTAACCCCTGTAAAGGgtattttgatttgtttttgtagaTCAGTGCATATCCTAATGatcacactttgtttttgtccaTATGACCTCATATTAGAGCACAAACAGAGGAGCGTTGAGGAGTGTGCTGAAGCAGTGGAGCAGGTTCCTCAGCGCAGCAACAACAAGGCTGCAGCCCCATCGAGTCCAGGTGGCTACTGTGCTTTATTGGTTCCATATtaggcattttacattgtataaattatccTTGGGACTAGCAGAGATATCCtcactcatatgaagccaggataaatcacacgcaagacttaaaatgctatttttgtggcagctttattgtctttacaatttattgtttctcatctgtgaaataaagttaataaaagctttgtttgcactgagggaaatggtttcagcttacaaagaTAGACAGGTCTGTGTAGctgcgacgtgtagttacatttttgaggAGGTGCATGTAAGGCTGTGGCGTGGGGTATGCGGTCAATTCGACGCAGATGTATAAATCCCGCTTCAGTCATTATTTCATCACACTGGCAGAACTGGGCTTCCATACTAATGCGCTATATCTATGTCTTCATAGCAGGAGGTGACAAAGAGTCAGAAGCAGAGCCCAGACCCAGAAAGAATGTGAAGAAGAAAGTGATGGGCCCCAGCAGGGtaggaccacacacacacacacacataattctGGATACAGAAAAGTGTGACACTGATTGAATTTCCTCATGATCTGCCTCCACAGCCACCAGGGCAGCTTTCCACACAGTATCCAGAAGACGACCCTGATTACTGTGTCTGGGTGCCTCCTTCAGGTAAACTGCATGACTATTTGCACTAGACTCCGCCACATATTGACCAACTGATCATGTATTTAGGTCAAAGTCAATCTTATTAAGCAAGCAGTGTCTTAACCATGTCGCCATTCTGATAAGTGAGATATAAGCTCATGTCTAAATCTGTAGACCTTTGCTTGACTAATAGTCAAGAGTTCAAATAAGAGCAGTATTTGAAATTCAGATATGAAAAAAGCAGATACCCGGGATGACTTGGTGCGAGACCAGTGCCATTCTATTTTCTACATCCATATTTGTTGACACTGACAGGCTTGTACGTCCCTGGCCTACTGAGCACAGGAATGGTGGGAGGGACggattttttttaaggacaTGATGAGAGGAAGTAAACAGGCTTTCATGGTCCATTTGTCCAGTTGAAATTGCAGCAACATTTTCATTGTTAGCTGAGGAATGCAGATTAAAGTCATGTAAAAAGGATAAGATAagcttaaataaaacaaactttgaAACAGCTGCCAAACTCAGCTTAAAGTTAGGGTCAGTACTAATTGCACTACGTCAATTTAGGGTTGTAATTGGTTTGATGATTGCATACAAGTCAGCAGTTAGGAAGGTGGGCTACAGGTCAGTTGGGTGAATTTGTTCTTGTGAGCAGGGGCGGATTATCAGACAGTGGGGTCAATGGACACACACCAAAAGGCCCCCAGTGTGTCCTACGTAGGAGCAAAACACAAATGTAGTTGTTTAGCCtcttttgtgtgttgttgttttggattTATTTGTAGTCATAATGCATCTTTTGGTTGTATTGTGTCTCTGAGAtagttttgtgtccctttgagataattttgtgtctctttttggttgttttgtgtccctttgagataattttgtgtctttttagtggttttgtgtctgttccgataattttttgtcttttcttagtggttttgtgtccttgtttttgtttttgttttttttttagtactgGGTGTCTGcggggtcttaaaaagtattaaaagttgatGAATCAAATGTCGGAAAATtaaggcccttaaaaagtattaaaagtctTAATCGCGATTTTATGAAGTACtaaattttcttggcattcaagctttgacaaaaagtatccatgaatgtataatttattttcctccttgcGACTATTACAAACAACGATGTGTAGGTAGGCACACTCAGACTGCCGCTTGGGGCGCACGTACCTGTGCGACATCACGCAACAGCGCACGTCCAGGCACCAAACAGAGgagcaaaagacaataaaaaatccttctcatcttatctgagttctgttgtatgttaGTGCTCCAgagatttaattgcaaactacaactgtttagtaagttaaagatgcgttgctgctaacgacagcttgaagtggcgatgaggtcttaaggtttttttgggaGGTCTTAAAAAAGTCTATGGTATTGAAATGAACCTCAAgattcctgcatataccctgtagtggttttgtgtgtcttttagataatttgtgtctttttttggttgttttgtgtctctttgtggttattttatgtcttttttttgattgttatttgtttctttgtggttcCTCTGCCCCTGTtagtagttattttgtgtgttgttgcggttcctctgcagctctttgtctacatttttaaatctcttcctGGTCAATACATGTTAATCTCAGCGACATTTTGCAGGCGAGGGCCAGCAGGCCCCCcttacactttgggcccctCGGCCTGTACCCATTaagcccattcagtaatccctCAGTGCATTTGGGACATCCCAAGcatcttatttcattttgtattaTTGTCTTTCCTTTCTTTGAACATGTCATACATCATGAATTGGTATGTAAATGTGAATCCTTCTGGTGCTAACTCCAGCTTTTTCTTCACTTGTAGGTCAGACTGGAGATGGCCGCACACACCTAAATGACAAGTACGGCTACTGAGGGAAACAGAAGAGAGGGAGCTCTTGTGTCTCCACTCCAGCAGCTTTTATACTGCAGATAATACCTGCAACACAAAGCCTCCAGTCTCCTTAGCTCTGACCATTTTAACCCTCTCTACCCATCCCAGTCCTGTGTGCACTTCAGCCTGAAAATATGGGAGCCTGCAGCAGACCAGGGGCTCACAGAGGGATAATACTGCACCTTTTATTATCTTTTGGGGATATTTACATTCTCAGACTGCCATAAACAAAATGCACACTACTTCAATTCACATTAAACTGGCAAACTAAGGGAGCAGACACTGGGCAGTCAGCCTGCTGGCAGTTTTTACCCATGACAATAATAGAGAGCGGTAGCACTTGAATTTTGTCCTTTTATTTGAATTCTATATATCATCCAAGCAGAAAATAGAAAGGGACAGAGCAGGGAGCGGTAACTGATCTGAATTCAGCTTTCtggtctttggctgctcctCTTGCAGTTAAATCCACCTGACATCCAATCTGTATCCCTCCCCTATTTGGCTTCAGTCGATCGCTGGCataaccttttttcttttccaaagGAGAGTGTGTagcagggagggagaaagagggagagcaTTGAAGCAGCTTTTCTGACCATCTGGACACTTGGATGGCTTACTGGATGAAACGCAAGCTGATAATGACTCAAGCTAAGTGGAGTCTGTGTCTCcaccgacacacacatacacacatagccCAACCTTCTCAAAGTTCTCTTTTTAACAAGATTGTCTTTATGAGTGAGTCAGCTATTGGTGTGTTTGCCTAGAGCAGGATTCCTCGCTCTGTGAAATCCCACTCAGTGCTGTTGTGTTGGTTTACTGCCATACTCTCCACCCTCTTTCCTGTCATCTTTTCTCAAAAGACAAAGTTAAGAAACTGTATTTtgttatataaatgtataataaaAGTGTCTGTAAATAACCTACGAGTGAAACTTTTTACACACTTCACATATACCCTCTTGTTTTTCGCGCTCCCCTAAATTTTCCAGCCATCGGTCTTCTCTGGTGTACACTTCTGGGGCCTTCTTCACACCCAACCCAGGTTTGACGTcagactttttttctctctttcaagctgacacacacacacacacaaagagtgtTTCTCAGAGTTTGATCTGGCACAAAGAGGCTTGTGGTTTTGGCTGTAGATCTTTGCTGTGATGTTCCGTGCTGTGACCTACTAATCACTGATGGAAAGCTTTCTTCCCTCCCTGACCCAAACACATGAGAAGAGTCCTCTGTCGTTCAACCTGGCAGATCCTCCTCAGTCACACTGAAGATGGTGTTCCAGTGATAAAAAATAAGCCTGTGCACTTTGTCATTCAGATGAGGTGCAGTAGCTTATAGTATTATGACAAAGCTATGCCTTAGGGAAGTGGTCCTCAAACTTTTTCAATCATGTACCCCCtttgaaatatgttttcagCCACATACCCCCTGACCAgtgcaaaacatttttggtaGCAACATAAcatgatttttgttgttgcagcGGTGTATGTCAGTTAAAGGGTGACTTAGTATTGTCCAACTTGGACccaattttcccatgtttttgtgtcttagtgACTAATcggaacaacattttttgaaattggtccggTAATGAGCAGCGGTGAAACATGCTGCAGTGTAATCCCTGTGGGCAATTGAGCACCATCAACTTAAGTcaactaaaagtgtttgtttttgccactgacaggctcagactgttattagaagtgtctgacaacatcatgGCAAGGATCCCTGTAGAGGTCGACctctttgttaaagagtaagatcctttttaaAGCAGCAGAATCAGCCTTGAATTTGttattgccaaacccaccagactccatttaaataaacagtaattttatcaacATAACActcttcattcaaagtcaacaaaaacaagaaaaacaacttgCCAAAGTTGACTTGGTTTGTCTTTCTACTGTTCCGACGATCACCAACTCTCGCTTGgtttaaataaatcatttatgcACCCAGTTCGATTTGAAATGCTGGCTTTATACACGctaaaaaaactttatttaaatggagtctggtgtgtttctggttaaacaaaaaggatctcacGCTTTAACACAATGATCTTTCTATGTAAGGATCATTTCCAAACAATGTCAGACAATGTCAGAGTAACAAATTGAgcttgtcagtggcaaaaacaagccctTTAGTAAATGTAAATTGGCTGCAGTGAACCATACGGCAGTTCCGCATGGTTCACTGCAGCCGGTTTCGCCACTGCTGGCTGCAGAGTGTTCATTCAATACTGGactaatttcaaaaattgttaaTCCTGTTTGttacttaaacacaaaaacatgagaaaataccaaagttacccctTTTATTATAAAGAATTGTCAAGTACCCCTTACAGTACTCCAAAGTACCCTTACCCCCAATTGAGAAGTACTGCCTTACAGTCACTTCAGTAAAAGGCAAGCgacataaataaatactaaGGTGGAGTGAAGTATCTTGTGGCATACAGATGtgtaaaaggtaaaaaaaaaaaattaagagaaaACCAACagaaactgtaagagaaacacAAGCCAACACCAGCCTTAGTGTTTCTTGTCAGAGAAAGGTATTTGGATGATGGTGATGAGGCATGATGTCAGTCACATTCTCTCGGTCCACACAGTTGTTGGGGTTTCCCCTCTGTcacattataaaaataaaaatctcctCCTTAACAAGAGGCCACAGGGcatttattgattcattttgTGCAACAATGGACGAAAACATGTCACAATGTTACATTCACTTCGGCGAAGTCTTAGTTACAGTGGTGACATTGTGTTCAATCAGTTGACCATTTCAGGAGCCGAGAACTACCTCAAGTTTCATTCAACACAACAGGAATGTGATTTCAAGGCATTAAGAGATCTTTAGAAAACACTGGGATTTCTTCGACACACCAGTGGTCCTCTTCTACCTAGAAAGTAATGAGGTacaatattggaaaaaaaaaaatggcacacTACAAGTAGGCTATGCATAACACAGCACCAATTACACTTGCCAAATGTGCAGCAAACTATTCTCATACTTTCTTATTTCCACATACCTCTCTTTCTGCAAAACAGTGGAATTCATGCAAGGAAAGAGGATACAAGTACTTAACTCTGACCTGGACTAAAAGTGACAAATTCATTAAGAAATGTACATCGTCAAAGGTCACAGGTCGACTACTCAACTACGTACATGTCATACATGTTTGTTATAGCTCGTCACGACCTGCATATTCAATAACACATCCAAAGAAGTAGTATTTTCAGACGGACGAATGTGATCACTGTCTATGTTTATCTCAACAATAACAAGATATCAAATGACTCACCTTGCCATGTTTAGTATATAAAGTTACCAAGAACCTTACAAGATGTCCAGTAATCACATCAAAGGAAGAAACCTTGGAACCATTTGATTGTCTTA
This window encodes:
- the LOC125900457 gene encoding kanadaptin isoform X2; protein product: MAASPPSDVCVKITDEQMDSAMETDECSATENGGEPEKKELQKTEPETEDTFKKPALFAAPSLTSKRSNVSAPSKPAAAETKHVKENNEAEAVHTASETTSGLVTESKTTKKGQEEDKPERVQDKNVAPVKTKPEAKPRVLPTKGPPAGKFPPIPYTEPPWGGTAPDVPYALEILKNGAIVDTVPLTQKSYIVVGRLPVCDVSLEHPSISRYHAVLQYRREAGEGCSVGEDRGFYIHDLGSTHGTVVNKNKIPPKTYIRLRVGHVLKFGGSTRLFILQGPEFDEEEESELTVTELREKARKQREELEKRMMGDGSDDDDDEGEKEGDKQGESNKGQSKLSNEDSGCSWGMAEEAVPEEDENEENPFSTEFNEDQEAAYLKDPKKALQGFYDREGEELEFEYEDKSHGSWLCRIKLPVDDAMGRQLVAEVTHTGKKKEAAIQCCLEACRMLEARGLLRQEAVSRKRKKKNWEDEDYYDSDDDTFLDRTGTVERKRQERMKKAGKVEERPETYESLVAKLSEVEKELADTQKKLSGGRGDFSGSSTEDPLDAFMTAVRSEAAMDAVERRKLHVHVADLRKDAQRLRKLVELTRPAQMPSLLPSGSSEAAKPKKVLPLFGAMKGGSKFKLKTGTIGKLPPKRPNLPAELFNMKELPPSGEEEEDEEEEEEEEAERNEDNDDKECAAITETDVDTEESSAAMSQESSPSGRQRQQAAKSQEPREHKQRSVEECAEAVEQVPQRSNNKAAAPSSPGGDKESEAEPRPRKNVKKKVMGPSRPPGQLSTQYPEDDPDYCVWVPPSGQTGDGRTHLNDKYGY
- the LOC125900457 gene encoding kanadaptin isoform X1, encoding MAASPPSDVCVKITDEQMDSAMETDECSATENGGEPEKKELQKTEPETEDTFKKPALFAAPSLTSKRSNVSAPSKPAAAETKHVKENNEAEAVHTASETTSGLVTESKTTKKGQEEDKPERVQDKNVAPVKTKPEAKPRVLPTKGPPAGKFPPIPYTEPPWGGTAPDVPYALEILKNGAIVDTVPLTQKSYIVVGRLPVCDVSLEHPSISRYHAVLQYRREAGEGCSVGEDRGFYIHDLGSTHGTVVNKNKIPPKTYIRLRVGHVLKFGGSTRLFILQGPEFDEEEESELTVTELREKARKQREELEKRMMGDGSDDDDDEGEKEGDKQGESNKGQSKLSNEDSGCSWGMAEEAVPEEDENEENPFSTEFNEDQEAAYLKDPKKALQGFYDREGEELEFEYEDKSHGSWLCRIKLPVDDAMGRQLVAEVTHTGKKKEAAIQCCLEACRMLEARGLLRQEAVSRKRKKKNWEDEDYYDSDDDTFLDRTGTVERKRQERMKKAGKVEERPETYESLVAKLSEVEKELADTQKKLSGGRGDFSGSSTEDPLDAFMTAVRSEAAMDAVERRKLHVHVADLRKDAQRLRKLVELTRPAQMPSLLPSGSSEAAKPKKVLPLFGAMKGGSKFKLKTGTIGKLPPKRPNLPAELFNMKELPPSGEEEEDEEEEEEEEAERNEDNDDKECAAITETDVDTEESSAAMSQESSPSGRQRQQAAKSQEPREHKQRSVEECAEAVEQVPQRSNNKAAAPSSPAGGDKESEAEPRPRKNVKKKVMGPSRPPGQLSTQYPEDDPDYCVWVPPSGQTGDGRTHLNDKYGY